Sequence from the Stenotrophomonas sp. 364 genome:
TTTCATCGCCGCTGCCCACCGCGTGGGTGAGGATCATGGCGATGCCGCCGTACAGCGGGAACTGGATGAGCACGCCGGTGGTGCTGGGCACGGCCTTGGCCACGGCGTTGAGGAAGCTGCGCGGGCGCCAGTGCAGCAGCAGGCCCAGCGAAATGAACAGGAAGTTGTAGGTGTTGAGGTTGGCGATGGCGCTCACCAGCGGCTTGTTGGCAAATTCGCCAAACAGCCAGCCGAACGCCAGCAATGAAAGCAGCACGGTGAGCAGCGGGCTGTATTCCAGCCACTCGCCCGGACGGGTGCGCGGCTGCAGCGGTTGCGGCTCGGCCTGCGCAGCACCGCCGAAGTCCCGCGCGGTGCGGGCGGTGGCCGGGCCGGGGGCGGTGAGCCAGGCGATCAGCAGCGACACCAGGATCAACGCGGCGGTGAGCGCGATGGACTGCCACAGGAAGATGGTTTCGGTGAAGGGCAGCACCCCGGTGATCTCCACCAGCCCCGGCGGCATGCTGGCCGGATTGGCCTGCAGCTGGGCGGCCGAGGAACTCAGGCCCATCGCCCACACAGCACCCAGGCCAAGGTAGGCCGAGGCACCCGCGGCGCGGTAGTCCATGTTCAGGTCCTCGCGGCGCGCCAGCGCGCGCACCAGCAAGCCGCCGAACACCAGCGAGAAGCCCCAGCTGAGCAGCGAGGCCAGCATGCTCACCAGGCCCACGTACACCACCGCGCCACGGCCGGTGCGCGGCACCCGTGCCAGCTGGTCGATGAAGCGCGCCACGATGGGCGCGGTGGCCAGGGCGTAGCCGCCGATGACCACGAAGGCCATCTGCATGGTGAAGGGGATGAGGCTCCAGAAGCCTTCGCCGAAGGCACTGGCGGTGGCCTGCGGGGTGGCGCCGAAGCCGATGGCGGCCGCCGCCACGATGACTACGCCGAGCACGGCGAACACGTAGGCGTCGGGGAACCATTTTTCCGCCCACGCGGCCGAGCGCAGTGCTGCGCGCGCCATCCAGCCGTCTTGTGCTGCTGTCGACGTGGCCATCGCCCTACCCTCCCAGGTGATTCAGATGGGGAGCAGTGTGTGGGTTGGGTGGCGGGCTGTCAGTCGCCTATTGGTCGTAGGGGCGAGGTGCGGGGTGGTGGCTGCGGGGCGGCGCCTTGGGATGGTCGGGAGCCGGCCAGCGGCCGGCACTACCGGGGCATGGGCGGCTCGACCGGCCGGTTGGCCCCGACTGTTGGTCGGGGCGCCTTAATGAAACGCCAAGGCCGCGGCGATACCGGCGAACAGGGTGGCGCCCACCCAGTTGTTGTGCAGGAAGGCCTTGAAGCAGGCATCGCGCTCGCGTTTGCGGCAGATCATGAACTGGTAGGCGATCAGCAGCGCGGCCACGCCCACCGACATCCAGTACGCCGCGCCCAGGCCGGCGCGCAGGCCCACCAGGCTCATGGTGCCCAGGAACAGGGTGAACAGGATGCCCTGGATGACCAGGTCCAGGTCGCCGAACAGGATGGCCGTGGAATGAGAACCCATCTTGAGGTCGTCGTCGCGGTCCACCATGGCGTACCAGGTGTCGTAGGCGGTGGACCACAGGATGTTGGCGCCATACAGCAGCCAGCCCACCACCGGCACTTCGCCCTGCACGGCGGCGAACGCCATCGGGATGCCCCAGCCGAAGGCCATGCCGAGGTACACCTGCGGCAGGTGGGTGTAGCGCTTGAGGTAGGGGTAGCTGGCGGCCAGGAAGATGCCGATGAAGCTCAAGCCGATGGTCAGCCGGTTCAGGGTGAGCACCAGCGCGAAGGCGACCAGCATCAGCCCGGCGAACAGCAGCAGCGCCTCGCGCCCGGACACCCGCCCACTGGCCAGCGGGCGGTCCTTGGTGCGCTTGACGTGCGGGTCCAGCCAGCGGTCGGCGTAGTCGTTGATGACGCAGCCGGCCGAACGCGTCAGCCAGACCCCGGCACTGAACACGAACAGGGTCCACAGCGGCGGCAGGCCACCGGCGGCCAGCCACAATGCCCACCAGGTGGGCCACAGCAGCAGCAGGGTGCCGATCGGGCGATCGGCGCGCATCAGTTTCCAGTACTGGCCCCAACGCGACGGTGGGGGACCGTCGGGGGCTTCAAAACGTTCGTAAGCCATGCGCAAAGGATACCGCCAAGCCCCGTCGCGAGCGTTGCCGTGCCGGGCAATTGAACAGGGGGCAGACCTGCGCCGCGTTTACCGCTAGAATGCTCCTCCCGCGCCATCACGGCGTACGGCGGCCAGCACCGGCGCCCGGGACTGCAGGACACAACGCGCTCGTAGCTCAGCCGGATAGAGTAGTGGCTTCCGAAGCCATTGGTCGGGGGTTCGAATCCCTCCGGGCGCACCATCCTTGCCTTGTGGCCCATCGCCACATCCCCCTGAACGTCCCGAACCCTGCCCTGCGTCGCAGCCATTGCGATACCTGCAGCCCAGCGTGGATGGCCCGCGTTTCTGGGACACTTCGGCCATGAAACGATCGCATGCGTGGCAACACCACGGCACCGTGTCGCTCTGGCGTTATCGGGACAACCTGCGCAACTATCCGGGCTGGCACATCGGCGCCGATGCCGCCGGCTGCGCGTCGATGCTGGCATTGTTGGATGCGCTGGCGCTGGACGGCCCGGGCGCGACGCGGACGCTGCAGCTCTCTCCGCCCAGCCCTGCGCAGTTGGCCGTGCCGAACAACCGCGATGCACGTTGGGACGCCCAGACATCGTTACGGTTGACGGTCGATGAGGATGTCGCGTTCTGGCAGTGGGAAGCGGACGGCGCGCGCGCCACGCTGCGGCTGGGAGAGGCCGCGATGGCGGCGCTTCGACAGGGCGTGCTGGATGTTGCCGCGGGTCGAGGCGACTACAGTGTGGGCCAGGGCGCGCAGGCGTTGTGGTTCTGGTGGGGCTGAGCCGGCGGTAATGATGTGCCGTGCGTGCGTTTTGGCGTTTGGGTGAGGTTGCTTGCAGCCACCCATGGGGTGGCTCTACCCGGAGCGCGCGCAAAGGGAACGAGGGTCGGGTACCGGACAGACTGCCGGGGCCAGGGCTAGGTCTTCCCACCTGCCTGGCAGTGGCGAAACGCGTGTGCGGTCCACGACGTCCGTGTCGTTGTTCTGTCCGGTGTCCCGGTTGAAACGGTCAGGCGGTGAGCAGGTCCTTGAAGCGGGCCAGCGAGGCCATGTGGAAATGCACCAGCGCCAGCCAGCCCTGGCGGTGCCAGGCCAGCACGGTGGCGTCGGGGAGTGCGGCGAAGCGTTCGGCGTCAATCAGCTGGAAGCCGAGCAGGCTGGACTGGCGGCCGTCGGGATGCACGACGTCGGCCTGGCGTTCCACCAGCACGCCGGCAGTGACCAGCGCGGCGCTGAAGGCGGCCGTGGCGGTGGCATCGCGGGTGAACGCCTCGCAGAACGCCAGGGCCTGGCGGGTGAGCGCGCTGGGCTGGCCGTCGGCGTCGAACAGGGACTGGCCTTCGTCGCCGCAGGTGCGCAGCATCGGGGCGTCGGCGTCGATGGCCAGCACATGGCCGTTCGGCTCGGTCGTGCGGGCGAATACGAACGGATACCGGCGCACATACGCGGGCACGTAGGTGCCGGTTTGCCAGTGGTCGGCGACCACGAAGCGGTTGTGTTCGGCCTGCAGGCCGAGCACGGCAACCGGGGCGGCGTCAGCGCCGACGAACACCAGCGGGTAATCGCGGGCGGCCGCGGCGAATTCGCCGATGACCAGCGGAACGGCATGGCTTGCGGCGGCGAACGCGGCATCGCCGGGCAGCAGGCGCCAGTGCGCGTGCTCGTGCGATGAGAGCACCACCGGGGTGCGGTACAGCGGCGGGGAGGCCGGCGCGGCGGCGTCGGCTTCGATGGCATCGGGCCCGGCCTGGTCGGGCGCATCAGGCAGCGGGTGCAGGGTGTCGTCAGTGGTCATGGGGTATCCAGCAGGGAAACGGCCGGCGCGGGCGCACCGGCCAACAGGTCAGAAGCCAGCGTTCACTTCGAGCTGGAAGACGTCGATGGACTGCGGCGCGCCGGTTACTTCCTTGGCCGCCATCCAGCGGCCGGTCAGCCACACGTTCTTGTCAAACATGTAGGAGCTGCCCAGGTAGTAACCCTTGGCATTGGTGCCGCCCAGGTGGAAGTTGGAATCGTTGTAGGCGTCGGGCAGCGCATCGGCTTCCAGGCGCTTGTAGCCCAGCCACACGTTCCAGTCGCCGGCCTGCTTGAGCGCCAGCTGGCCGAAGGTGGCCTGCGCCATGTAGGCCATGTCACCGCTCTGGATGTCCTGCGGGCCGGCCACGCCGTTGGCGGCCGCGCCCAGGTTGGTGACGATGCCGCCTTGCGCGCGCGACCACATGCGGTTGCGGTCGAAGGCGAGGTTCTTGATGCCATGGCCTTCCACGCGCAGCGCGTAACCGGCGAAGGTGGGGGTTTCCCAGGCCAGGTTGAGGTCCAGCAGTTCGAATTCGGAGGCCAGGCCCACGTACTGCGGCATCGGGGTGTTGGCCGGGTCGAGCGGATCGAGCGCGATGTTCCGCAGCAGCATCAGCGTGTTGCCCTTCTGCATGAAGGCCGGGCGCGACCAGTCGCTGCTGCAGTGGTCGGCACCGGCGTACAGCGCGCAGGGCTGGGAGTACTCGCCGGCGATGTTGCGGAAGTCGAAGTAGCCCACCGCGGCGCGCAGCTTCTGCTGGTCGCCGAACTGCCAGTCGGCGCCCACCTGCACGCCGTTGAGCCACTTGTTCTCGCTCTTCATCTTGGTCTGGCTGGTGTTGGGGAAACCGTCGGACGAATACTCCAACGGGGTCAGGCCCAGCGTGGCGAACAGCGACAACCCCTCGCCGCCCAGCGGGTGGGCGTACTTGAAGGCCAGGCCGTCGAAGTTGAGGTCGTTGGAGAACAGCGTGTCGGTGGACCAGTACGGGTTGCCGAAGCGGCCGCCGATGATGTCCAGGCCCTGCACCGGTGTGTAGGACAACCAGGCCTGGTCGAGCCAGGCGTCCTTCTTGGCCAGGCCGCCGCCCAGGGTCTGGGTGGACGACACCGGGCCGTTGTCATTGCCGGTGGCCAGGCGCACGCCGGCACGGGTGTGCTCGCCCAGCTCGGCCACCACGCCCAGGCGCGCGCGAATGCGCCAGGAGTTGTTCCGGTCTTCGCGGGTGTTGCGCAGCGGCGGCAGGCCCAGGTTGGTGTTGCCGTTGACGTCATAACCGTTGCTGGCATTGATCCGCGCCCAGTCCACTTCGATGTCGCTGTTGCGGTCCGAATACAGGCGGCTTTCATTGCGCACGCGCACGTCGCCCTGCACGCGCAGGCGCTGGGTCCAGTCGGGCACCTGGTCCGGTGCGGCCCAGCCTTCGGCCTTTGCCTGGGCCATCACGCTGGTCTTGAGCTCCTCGCGGATCTCATCACGCACGGTCTGCGGGATGTACGGTACCCGCACGTCGCCGGGCTGCGCGGCGATGGCACCGGTGGCTGCGGCCGGGCGCGCCACGGCGGCTTCGCGCTGGGCTTCCAGCAGCAGCGCCTGGCCCGCCTCGGGCTTGAGCGCGCCGCTGTCGATCAGGCCGCGGATCAGCTTGATCATCGTGCTTTCGCCGCTGCCGTCCTGGGCATGGGCGGCACCGCTGGCCAGCACCAGCACGACACCGGCGGCGAGGGCGGAACGGCGCAGGCCCAGCAGCGCGGCGGAATAGGTTGAACGGGTCATCAGCTTGCTCGCAGAAAAAGGAAAGTCGGGAAGAAGGAGGCGGCCGCGCCTAGCCGGCCGGGCGCCGGCCCTGCACCAGCACGCGCGCCGGGAAATCCAGCGACGCCGGCGGGCGCTCGTCGATACGGCCCACCGCGCGGATGGCCTGCAGCACGCGTTCGTCGGCCTCGGGGTTGCCGCTGCCACGCAGCAGTTCCACCCGCGTGACCGCACCGGTCGGGTCCAGCCAGATGTTGACGGTGAGCTGGAACGACAGCCGGCGAACCTGCTCGTCGCGTGCGACGGCCTGCTGCAGCACGTAGCCCAGGTAGCGCCCGTACGTGCCGTTGCCGGCGCCACCGCCACCGGTGCCACTGCGGCCACCGCCGCTGCCGGACTGGATGCCGAAACTGTCGGTGCCGGCCTGCGCGGTGGCGTCCATGGTCACCGGGTCGGCGGTGTCCGGGGTGGGCGCTTCCTCGGTGGGCTTGGGCACCTCGTCCAGCGGCTCCGGTTCGGGCATGACCTCTTCGGGCTTGGGTTCGGGCTCGGGCGCCGGTTCCGGCGGTGGCGGGGGCGGCGGTGGGGGCAGCATCACCATCGGCACCTCCACCTGCGGGCGGCGGGTACTGGCGGTGTCCTTGAACAGCAGCAGCCATGCCAGCAGCGCGAGCAGCGCGATGCCGGCCAGCAGCGCGGCCAGCGGCCACCAGCGCTGCCAGCCGGCCGCGCCGCGTGCACGGGGATTGAGTGCAGTCACGCCATCACCCCTGTGGTTTGCCGGTCACCAGGCCAACCTGGTTGAGGTCGATCCGGCGCAGCAGGTCGAGAACCTCCACCACGCGTGCGTACTGCACCTGGGCGTCGCCGCGCACGATCACCGGGAAGTCGGGAGTGAGCGCCTTCTCGGTGCGCAGGCGGTCTTCCAGCTCGGCCAGGCTCACCGGGTAGGCGTCGAGGAAGATCTGCCCGGCGTTGTCGACGGTGATCGCCCTGGTCTTCGGCTTTTCCAGCGCCATGCTGGAGCTGGCCTTGGGCAGGTTGACCTGGATTCCCGGAATGGAGGCGTTGCTGGTGAGGATGAAGATCACCAGCACCACCAGCAGCACGTCGACGAACGGGGTGACGTTGATGCCCTTTTCGCGCTTCTTGATGCCGAACCGTTTTGCCCTGGCCATGGTCGTGCGCCTCAGGCCTGGACCGGACGCGCGACGGCGGCCGGTGCGCTGCGGTCGAACTCTTCGGCCAGGCGCGCGGTGAACTCGTCAACGAATACCGACATGTCCGCGGCAATGGCTTCGGCACGCGAGGCCAGCCAGTTGTAGCCAAACAGCGCCGGGATCGCCACGCCCAGGCCGGCCGCGGTGCACAGCAACGCGGCGGCCATGCCGGGCGCAACGGAGTTGATGTCCACCGCACCGGCCATCGCCGCCACCACGAACACCAGCATGATGCCGATCACCGTGCCGAACAGGCCGATGTACGGCGCGCCTTCGATGGTGGTGGACAGCCAGTTCATGCGCTTGGACATGCGCTCGGTTTCACGGGTGACTTCGGCGTCCATCGAGGCGCGGATGGAGGTGATGGCCGCGGCGGTGAGGCCGTGGTGGTGCGAGCCGCGCCCGTCCATTTCTTCCATGGCGATGCGATACAGCCGCCACAGGGTGGAGCTGTCGCGGATCTGCGGCGCCAGCGTGCCGGTGCGCTCCAGCTCCTGCAGCGAGGCCACCGGTGCGCCGGTGACCTTGCGGTACTGCACGGTGAAGGCCTCGTTGGCCTTGGCGACGATGCCGAAGTAGCGGCTCTTGGTGATCATGATGGCCCACGACAGCAGCAGCATCAGGCCAAGCATCGCCACCACCACCCAGGCGTCGACCGGCATCGCCTTGAGGATGAAACCGAAGTGGCTGACCCCGGCGGACTGTTCGTCTTCACCGAAGGCCACCAGGCGCGATTCGGCGCCCTGCGCACTGGCATCGGCCAGCAGCAGCGTGGCCGGGCGGGCCACCTTGGACACGCGTACTTCGTCGATGTCACCCAGGAACGGCTGGGCCATGGCCACCGCTGCGGTGGCACCCGCAGCCGGGGCCACGTCGGCGCCCAACAGCGCCTCACCGGCCAGCGCCGGCAGGCTGGCCTCGATGCGGGTGGCCTCGCGGCCGCCCACGTACAGCACCACCGCGCCATCGCTGGCGGTTACCGCCAGGTGCGCCCACTGCCCCGCCGCCAGCGCCGGCACCGGTTGGCTGCGCTGCTGGTTGACGCGCACGTAGGGCACGCCGTTGTCGAGGCCGATGATCAACACGTTGTCGCCTTCGCGGCGGCTGTAGACGGCCTGGTCCGGGCCGAGCTGGGCCGGCTTGATCCACGCCGAGACGGTCATCGCGCCGTTGGCGGCGATGGCCAGCGACGGCGAACCGGGCAGGTGCAGCGGCTGGCCGGCCAACTGCGCACCGCGCCCGATGATGGCGCCGTCGGCGGCCTTGAACGGGCCGCTGGGGTGGTTGACGTAGGCGGTGGTGTCGCGCGGCTCGTTGCCTTCGGCAAAGTGGTACACGGCGCTGTAGTCCGGGTCGAACACGCGCTGGCCGTTGCCCGCCGCCGGTGCACCGGCGTTGCCGTAGTACATCCACAGGGTCTGCGGCGCGGTGCCGCTGATGGCCGGCACGTCCACCCAGATCAGGGCCATGCCCAGGCTGGCGTCGTACTGCTCCACCTGGTGGTTGAGCACGGTGCGCCCGTCGGCACCGATGAAGCGGATGTCGCTGCCGCCGTCGGCCACGCCGTCGAAGGCGAAGTTGCCGGTGTGCAGGCGCACCAGCACGGGGGTGCGGCCGAGGTTGCCGCCGAGCGCGGCGCCGTTGGGGCCGGCGTCCACGGTGATGGGCTTGCGGTACTTCCAGTCGGCCTGCCACCACGGGGTATCGGCACGGGCGGTGCCGAGCGCGCACATGCTCAGGCAGAACAACAACAGGGCAAGAAGGCGTTGCATGGGAAATATCTCCGGGGAAGTCGGGGGTCGGGCTCAGTAACTGGCGCCGACGCTCAGGTGCAGTCGGTTCGCGCCCTTGGTGGTGGTGGGGCCATCGCTGAGCGTGTGGCCGTAATCCAGGCGCAGGTTGAAGTGTTCGCTGATGCGCAGGCTGCTGCCCAGGCCGGCGGCGGACATCCAGCTGCTGTCGGCCTGCTCGGGCAGCGGCCGGCGCAGGCCCAGCCAGGCGCCATCGACGAAGGCGTACAGGCGCCAGTCCTGCAGGCCCCACAGCGCGAACGGGCGGGTGCGCCATTCCAGCGTGGCCAGCGCGCCGTAGTCGCCAATGCCTTCGGCCGAGCGGTAGCCGCGCGTGGTGTACATGCCGCCGGCGGCGAACTGCTCGCCGGAGACCAGCGGCTGGTCGGTCATCTGCGCGGAGATGCGCGCGAACCACTGCGCCCCGCTGTCCAGGGTGTAGGTATCGCTGAGGTCCAGCTTGAGCGCGAAGAAGCTGGAATCGGCGTAGGCGCGCTTCCAGTCGAACTCGTCGTCGCTGCTGCCGTAGCCGAGCAGGCTGCGCGCGCCGAACACGGCCTGCAGCGCCACGCTCAGCTGGTGTTTGTCGCCCTGGCGGAAGCCGCTGTAGCCCAGCGTCAGCGGTGCGTACTTGAGCGGTGCGAAGTCGGACGCCTGGCCCACCATGGCCACCGATTCGTCCAGGTCCTTGAAGTCGATGCCGGCCGACAGCTGGTGCCACCACACGCCGGTCATCGGCAGGCTGTGGTTGAGCTTGATGCCCAGCGCATGGCCCTTGCCGGTGACGTTGGTCTGGCCGCTGGAGACCACGTTGCTGTCGGAGCGGTAGCCGGAGAATTCCAGCATCCAGTCCGGGCTGCCCAGCGGCAGGCCGTAGGACGCCGACAGCACGTTGGCCTGGTCCAGGTCCTGCGGGGCGGCGAAGAAGGTCAGCGAGGCGGTGTGGTCTTTCTGCCACAGGTTGTCGTGGCCGATGCTGACGATGCTGCGCAGCGGCTCGGTGTCCACGCTGTGGTCGTTGTTGACGGTGGCGCTGAACCGCCAGGGCGTCTTGTCGTCGACCTTCAGCTCCACGTCCATGGTGCCGTCGGCGGTGCCCTGTTTGACCAGCGGCACCACCTGGCGCTTGCCGCCGCGGTTGAGTTCGGTGAGTTCGCGCTGCGCACCGTCGAAATCGGGCACCTGGCCCGGCTGCAACGCCGGTACGCGTTCGCGCAGGCGCGCGGCGTCGTTGTAGCGCGCGCCCACCACGTTGACCTGGCCCACGCGGGTTTCGGTCACCTGCAGGATCACCACGCCGCCGCTGACCTGCTGCTCGGGCAGGTCGACGTAGACCGACTGGTAGCCCTTGCGCTGGTACGCCGCCTGCAGTGCCAGCCGCGCGGCGTCCACGTCCTGCAGGGTGCGGTCGGGGCCCAGGTGCGGGGTGACCGCGCGCTCGATGTCGCGTGCATCCAGCACGCTGTTGCCGCGCACCAGGTACTCGTTGATGGTGACGCGCGCAGCGGCCGGCGCTTCGTTCGCAGCGGGCGTAGCCGGGGTGGCGGCCGCCGGTGCCTGCTGGGCAGTGGCCAGCGGCATCACGCACAGCAGGCACAGCGGCAGCGGCGACCAGGCCATCGCCTTGGGGGTTGAAGACATCAGGAGCTTCTCACTGCGGAAGAGGGAGGGAACACGCGCTGCGGTGGCCGCGATGGTGCGCAACGCGGGTAACACCGGCGTTGCACGCGCAAGGCAGTTGCGGCGCGTTGGCCGCACCGGGCCGTGGCCACGCGCGGGGGCCGTGGAAATGTCGGGCGTCATGCTCACTGCCGTTGCGTGCCCGGGGCTGCCATGCGCGCACGTTGCTCGGCGCTGAGTTCGCCCATGCCCACCACCTGCACCACGCTGTCGGGGTCGTAGCGGTCGTCGCCCTTGGCCGGGGTAACGCTGCTGGTCTCCTCGCCAAAGCCCAGCACCTGCACGCTGATGGTGGACGGCTGCGCCTGGCGCGTTTGCCGCTTGACCATGTCCTGCGCAGCCTGCACGGCGTTGTTGGCCGCCGCACTGGCCGAGGTCAGTGCGTTGACGTTCACCGCCGCCACCATCGGAATGCCCACGGCCTTGCCCTGCACCTGGATGTTGTCGGCGTTGAGCACCTGCAGCGCGGCCAGGTTGACGTTGCCGGAGACACGGATGCCCGCTTCGCCTGCATCGATGGTGCCCAGCGGTGCGATCAGGTCGATGTCGCCCGGGGCGATCTCCGGGATCGGGTTAAGGGTGGCGATGCCGGCACCGGTGGTGGGCGTGTTCGGCGACAGGCTGACGTTGCCCACGCTGTCGTAGACGCGGCGCTGCGGGGTGTAGACCACGGTGGTCTTGCTGCCGCGTCCGGCGTTGATGTCGCCCTCTGCCGACCAGGCCAGCACGTTGCCACCGAAGGTGGTGAAGATGCGGCTCTGGCCCAGCAGCAGGCTGCCGCGCGCATAGATGTTGATATCACCCTCGCCCTGGGTGAGCACGCCCGAACCCGGCCCCGGCACGAACCCGCCGTCGACACCGACCAGCGCGCGCCCGCCGGGCACCAGCAGGCTGATGTCGCCACCGAAATCGGTATGGATGCCGGCATCGTTGACCCGGTAGAACGGCAGCCCTTCGCTGGGGCGACCGGCGGCGATCCACTCGGCTTCGGTCACGTAGCGCTTGCCCGGCAGCGGGCGGCGGGTGGCCACCACGTCGCCGGTCTTCTCGAAGTACAGGGCGCTGCTGAACATGGTGAGGTCGCCGCGGTAGGCGATCTCGCTGCCCTTGGCATCCTTGGCCGGCAGCAGCGTGGCGATGGCTTCGCGGCCGCGCAGGTAGCTGCCCTCGCGCGGGCCGTCCACGTCGGTGTACTCGCGGCCGCCGGCCTTGAGTTCGGCGTAGTACACGTTGCGCAGGAAGGCGCTCTGCTGTTCGGCCGGCAGCTGCGCGAAGAACGCCTGGGCGTCCATGCTGGCCGCGTCGAAATGCAGGCCCCGACCATTGGCACCGCCGAAGCGGGCGGTAAGCCAGTTCACCAGATGCAGCTGGCTGTCCTGCTTGAACTCCCGGGCCAGGTCGCGGTTGGCCGCGCCGGTGCCGCCGCTGGCGGTGGCCGCATCGCGCGCCTGGTCCAGCGTCTGCTGCTGTTGTGCGAGGAACGCGGCGGCACCGGCCTCGTCGCCGCCGTAACCGAATTCGGTCTTCAGCCACTGCGCCAGCGAGGTGGCACCGCCATACACACGCACCACCTTGCCGGCCTGTTCGCCCAGCGCGCGGTTGGGATCGGCCAGGTTGGCCGCGTCCAGGTAGCGCGCGGCGAAGCCGGTCCAATCCGCACCGTGCGGGCCGACGCCGGCAGCCACGGCAATGGCGGCCCCGCTGCTGCGGTCACCGGCGCCCCCGTTGGCGACCGGGCCCAGGCTGCGCAGTTCGCCCTTGTCGGCCATGTACAGGTCACGGCCGGCACTGATGTCCAGCAGGCCGGGGCCGGCGATGTAGAAGGTGCTGAAGCGGATGTCGCGGCCGGCCTGCACCACCGACACGTCGTCGGCGCTGGTATGTACGATCAGGTTGCCGCGCGCGGTGCCGGCGCCGATGAAGGTCGGTTTGGGCGCGGCCGTGGGGTCGCCGCCCTTGAGCTGGCCGAACCAGCCCAGTGCGCCATCGTTGTTGCCGTACACCATACCCACGTTGTCCAGCGCGCCCAGTGGCGTGCCCGAATTGACGATGTCACGCCCGGCCCGGATGGCGACCGCGCCGCCACCGTCGTACCAGGTGGTGGTGTCGGTCCGGACGGCACCATTGCTCAGCACGTTGTTGGTGGTGGTGACGATGCTGCCGGTGCGCAGGCCCACCAGGTCACCGGTGAGCGCGTAGTAGCGCGACGGCACCTGGCCCACGTACACGTGGCCCGATACGGTGGGGGCGGTGAACGCGAACAAGGGATAGGCCTGTGCCGAACTGCTGGGGTCGTTGCCAGACAGCAGCACGCTGGGCGCCAGGCCGGTGGGGCTGACGTTGTGGATGAACCGGCGGCCGTACCAGACCGCGTCGGCCAGGCCCACGAAGCCGGGATTGAACGGGCTGGGCAACGCGGACGGGTCGGCGCCGGACACACCCAGACCGGTGCCGTTGGCATAGATCGAGCCGGCCGCGAGCAGTTCCAGCTGGCCGGTGCCGCGTGCGGTGAACACATCGTCCACCGGCGACGGCGCCAGCACCACGCCGGCCACGAAGTTCTCGTTGTTGGTGCCCTGGGTCGGCGCGGTGCGCGGGGTGCCGTAGTAGATGCTGCCGCTGGCGGCGGTAGCGCGCAGCACCGACGGGTACACATGGTTGCCGTCGGTGGCCTGGGCGTCGGTGCGGGTGTTGCGGTCGAGCATGGCCAGCGACGGGGTGAGGTTGCCACCGGCGGCCATCAGGTCCACTGCCGTGGATGGCGTCCACAGCGAGAACCAGCTCCAGCCGCCATCCTGGTAGGCCGTGCCATCCACGCTGAAGGGCGTGCCGTTGTTGAACTGGG
This genomic interval carries:
- a CDS encoding MotA/TolQ/ExbB proton channel family protein encodes the protein MQRLLALLLFCLSMCALGTARADTPWWQADWKYRKPITVDAGPNGAALGGNLGRTPVLVRLHTGNFAFDGVADGGSDIRFIGADGRTVLNHQVEQYDASLGMALIWVDVPAISGTAPQTLWMYYGNAGAPAAGNGQRVFDPDYSAVYHFAEGNEPRDTTAYVNHPSGPFKAADGAIIGRGAQLAGQPLHLPGSPSLAIAANGAMTVSAWIKPAQLGPDQAVYSRREGDNVLIIGLDNGVPYVRVNQQRSQPVPALAAGQWAHLAVTASDGAVVLYVGGREATRIEASLPALAGEALLGADVAPAAGATAAVAMAQPFLGDIDEVRVSKVARPATLLLADASAQGAESRLVAFGEDEQSAGVSHFGFILKAMPVDAWVVVAMLGLMLLLSWAIMITKSRYFGIVAKANEAFTVQYRKVTGAPVASLQELERTGTLAPQIRDSSTLWRLYRIAMEEMDGRGSHHHGLTAAAITSIRASMDAEVTRETERMSKRMNWLSTTIEGAPYIGLFGTVIGIMLVFVVAAMAGAVDINSVAPGMAAALLCTAAGLGVAIPALFGYNWLASRAEAIAADMSVFVDEFTARLAEEFDRSAPAAVARPVQA
- a CDS encoding ShlB/FhaC/HecB family hemolysin secretion/activation protein yields the protein MSSTPKAMAWSPLPLCLLCVMPLATAQQAPAAATPATPAANEAPAAARVTINEYLVRGNSVLDARDIERAVTPHLGPDRTLQDVDAARLALQAAYQRKGYQSVYVDLPEQQVSGGVVILQVTETRVGQVNVVGARYNDAARLRERVPALQPGQVPDFDGAQRELTELNRGGKRQVVPLVKQGTADGTMDVELKVDDKTPWRFSATVNNDHSVDTEPLRSIVSIGHDNLWQKDHTASLTFFAAPQDLDQANVLSASYGLPLGSPDWMLEFSGYRSDSNVVSSGQTNVTGKGHALGIKLNHSLPMTGVWWHQLSAGIDFKDLDESVAMVGQASDFAPLKYAPLTLGYSGFRQGDKHQLSVALQAVFGARSLLGYGSSDDEFDWKRAYADSSFFALKLDLSDTYTLDSGAQWFARISAQMTDQPLVSGEQFAAGGMYTTRGYRSAEGIGDYGALATLEWRTRPFALWGLQDWRLYAFVDGAWLGLRRPLPEQADSSWMSAAGLGSSLRISEHFNLRLDYGHTLSDGPTTTKGANRLHLSVGASY